In Anseongella ginsenosidimutans, one genomic interval encodes:
- a CDS encoding SDR family oxidoreductase, producing the protein MQTILVTGSNGLLGQKLTSLLKDNPEYQLVATSKGPDRYPGKGGYLYREMDIRDENQVQEVIATHRPDVIIHTAAMTNVDACEKDREGCRRLNVDATRYLVNAAGKQNAFFIHLSTDFIFNGESGPYREEDHPDPLSYYGNTKLESETIVRESSAEWAILRTIIVYGVVQDMSRSNIVLWAKGALEKGQPINVVNDQFRMPTLAEDLAEACVLTAKKRARGIFHVSGEDYMSILELVQRVARFFNLDESVITPIPAATLNQAAKRPPKTGFILDKARRELNYHPHSFEEGLEIVKKQLSSTP; encoded by the coding sequence ATGCAAACTATTCTTGTCACCGGCAGTAACGGACTACTTGGCCAGAAGCTCACCAGCCTGCTTAAAGATAACCCTGAATACCAGCTGGTAGCCACCTCCAAAGGTCCTGACCGGTATCCCGGAAAAGGCGGCTATCTCTACCGGGAAATGGATATCCGGGACGAAAACCAGGTACAGGAGGTGATTGCGACGCACCGGCCCGACGTTATTATCCATACCGCCGCCATGACCAATGTGGATGCCTGCGAGAAAGACCGCGAAGGCTGCCGCCGCCTGAACGTGGATGCCACGCGCTACCTTGTAAATGCCGCCGGAAAACAGAACGCATTTTTTATCCATCTTTCCACCGATTTTATCTTCAATGGAGAAAGCGGCCCCTACAGGGAAGAAGATCACCCGGACCCCCTCAGCTATTACGGCAACACAAAGCTCGAATCGGAAACGATCGTCCGGGAATCCTCCGCCGAATGGGCGATCCTTCGAACGATTATCGTATATGGAGTAGTGCAGGATATGAGCCGCTCCAATATTGTCCTGTGGGCGAAAGGAGCGCTGGAAAAAGGGCAACCCATAAATGTGGTCAATGACCAGTTCAGAATGCCAACCCTGGCCGAAGACCTTGCCGAAGCCTGCGTGCTGACCGCAAAAAAACGTGCCCGGGGAATTTTCCACGTTTCCGGAGAAGATTATATGAGCATACTCGAACTCGTGCAGCGGGTAGCCCGCTTTTTTAACCTTGACGAGTCCGTAATCACTCCCATTCCGGCCGCAACGCTTAACCAGGCTGCGAAAAGGCCGCCGAAAACAGGTTTTATCCTGGATAAAGCCCGCCGGGAACTCAACTACCACCCGCATTCTTTCGAAGAAGGGCTTGAAATCGTAAAAAAACAGCTATCTTCAACCCCATAA